The following proteins are encoded in a genomic region of Parachlamydiales bacterium:
- a CDS encoding CDP-alcohol phosphatidyltransferase family protein: MWNLPNLITLLRLPLALFFYPASNEMRIAILILAGLSDGLDGFLARRWNQTTSFGTILDPIMDKLFAAIVIGTLLWESYLTPWECSALFSRDIAVLLYGVYLWLNGTLKTYRVKAIWSGKIATTLQFAVFILLLAGVTIPPAVYLGFGIIGCAALAELSFRTIE, from the coding sequence ATGTGGAATTTACCTAACCTGATCACTTTACTCCGACTGCCTCTTGCTTTATTTTTTTATCCTGCCAGCAATGAAATGCGTATCGCAATTCTGATATTGGCTGGATTAAGCGATGGCTTAGACGGTTTCTTAGCCCGCCGCTGGAATCAGACAACTTCCTTTGGAACTATCCTTGATCCTATTATGGATAAGCTTTTTGCTGCCATTGTCATCGGCACATTATTGTGGGAAAGCTATCTTACACCTTGGGAATGCTCTGCGCTTTTCAGCCGCGATATCGCTGTTCTGCTTTATGGAGTCTATTTGTGGCTGAATGGGACATTAAAAACTTATCGTGTCAAAGCGATATGGAGTGGAAAGATTGCAACGACGCTGCAATTTGCTGTCTTTATTTTATTGTTAGCAGGAGTAACTATTCCTCCTGCTGTATATCTGGGCTTTGGGATTATTGGTTGTGCGGCCTTAGCCGAGCTATCCTTCCGCACAATAGAGTAA
- a CDS encoding Npt1/Npt2 family nucleotide transporter, with amino-acid sequence MSQFIKSSPVTSFGKWRGYFFPIHRHEFIKFLPMMAMLMLIVFNYTILRNMKDSVIVTAAGAEVIPFIKVWVMLPCAVLITLIFAKLTNRFSQEKVYYLMISGFLICYGLFAFVLYPMRDALHPHESALALMDWLPEGFKGLVNMYRYWTFTLFYVVSELWSSMIMTTLFWGLANEVYSVIEARRFYGVLTIAGNFAGIIASEVTVLVTSWTTSNSQGFAQDWESVMQYLIVAVIGAGIVSMGIFYWMNRTVLAAPVYEELHSSIETIEHKKKKKKRLSMRESISYLSKSKYIICIAIIVVSYNLVINLVEVVWKDKVSQLYPESVDYNTYMAHITIATNIISSTAAFFISQILMACGWTRTALVTPIIMLVTCTGFFGFLFVQDNMVTPFAFLGATPLAIAVFFGGAQNCLSRAAKFSVFDATKEMSFIPLDHESKLKGKAAIDGVGSRLGKSGGSLIHQGLLMIFSTLSAITPFVGVILMIVIIGWIAAVRMLGVQFNVIVDKQEREANRKEPESVASTLQECVPANA; translated from the coding sequence ATGAGTCAGTTTATTAAGTCTTCACCAGTAACATCATTTGGAAAGTGGCGAGGGTATTTTTTCCCTATTCATCGACATGAGTTCATCAAATTTTTGCCGATGATGGCGATGTTAATGCTCATCGTCTTCAATTATACTATCTTGCGCAACATGAAGGACTCAGTCATTGTCACTGCTGCAGGCGCAGAGGTTATCCCCTTTATTAAAGTGTGGGTCATGCTGCCATGTGCGGTCCTCATTACCTTGATTTTTGCCAAGCTAACCAACAGGTTTAGCCAGGAAAAAGTGTATTATCTCATGATTTCCGGCTTCTTAATCTGTTATGGGTTATTTGCTTTTGTATTATACCCTATGCGCGATGCACTCCATCCGCATGAATCAGCCCTCGCATTGATGGACTGGCTTCCTGAAGGCTTTAAGGGCCTGGTCAACATGTACCGTTATTGGACATTCACTCTCTTCTATGTAGTCTCCGAACTATGGAGCAGCATGATCATGACGACGCTCTTCTGGGGCTTGGCCAATGAAGTGTATTCTGTGATCGAGGCACGCCGTTTTTATGGAGTCCTCACTATCGCAGGGAACTTTGCCGGGATTATTGCCAGTGAGGTGACGGTTTTAGTGACCAGTTGGACAACCTCCAACTCTCAGGGCTTTGCCCAAGATTGGGAAAGCGTCATGCAGTATCTGATTGTTGCAGTTATTGGAGCGGGTATTGTGTCGATGGGAATATTCTATTGGATGAACCGCACTGTGTTGGCAGCCCCTGTTTATGAGGAACTACATTCCAGTATCGAGACGATAGAGCATAAAAAGAAAAAGAAAAAACGCCTTTCTATGCGCGAAAGCATTTCCTATCTCTCTAAATCAAAGTACATCATCTGCATCGCAATCATCGTGGTGTCATATAACCTAGTTATCAACTTGGTGGAAGTCGTCTGGAAAGATAAGGTAAGTCAGCTTTATCCCGAATCGGTAGACTACAACACCTACATGGCGCATATCACGATCGCGACCAACATTATTTCCTCTACAGCCGCCTTCTTCATCTCGCAGATCTTGATGGCCTGCGGTTGGACACGTACGGCTCTGGTCACACCGATCATTATGCTCGTCACTTGTACCGGCTTCTTCGGATTCCTATTTGTACAAGATAATATGGTAACGCCTTTTGCATTCCTTGGGGCTACTCCTTTGGCAATAGCTGTATTCTTTGGGGGAGCGCAGAACTGCTTGAGCCGTGCCGCTAAGTTCTCTGTTTTTGATGCGACAAAAGAAATGTCGTTCATCCCCTTAGATCATGAGAGCAAGTTAAAAGGTAAAGCAGCGATCGATGGCGTAGGCTCTCGTTTAGGTAAGTCAGGCGGATCCCTTATCCACCAAGGCTTGTTGATGATCTTCTCTACTTTATCAGCAATTACCCCTTTTGTCGGAGTTATCCTTATGATTGTCATCATCGGATGGATTGCCGCAGTGCGTATGCTAGGTGTGCAATTTAACGTTATTGTCGATAAGCAAGAGCGTGAGGCGAATAGAAAAGAGCCCGAATCCGTTGCATCTACCCTGCAGGAATGTGTGCCGGCAAACGCGTAA
- a CDS encoding Npt1/Npt2 family nucleotide transporter, producing the protein MSTAAPETSEFKGWRAYLWPVHNYELKKLLPMLCIFFLISFCYNILRTLKDPLVMHAKGSGAEVIPFIKVWVMFPCSVFMTFLFTRLSNHLSRERVFYLMTSLFLAFFVFYVAILYPNRTAIQPDTSTDYLRSLLPIGLGGMIAMFNNWTGTGFYVMAELWGNIILFVLFWGFANQITRLNEAKRFYGLFGIGANFSGFVSGQLGVMMAKGAYNPNIPFGNTAWEQSLILQVAAVTCAGVLAMLLFRWYNRVILTDDRYKPTEHQGDANGQKFKFSMRDNIATLFRSRYVLYIAIIMVAYNLVINLVEVLWKHQVKELYPDANAYNIYMNEVSSLIGVIATFTALFISGNSIRKCGWTFTAMLTPVILFVTSIGFFGFFFMKEYGVNMLWTTISMSPLAMVVFFGSAQNVLSRASKYSVFDATKEMAFIPLSHEQKIKSKAAIDGVCSRLGKSGGALIHQSLLVFFGSLSASAPYVGVFLLTTIGIWGSVTYLLGRRFNALVAPKARPPEPVKEAALGAEAMVLKEQQAV; encoded by the coding sequence ATGTCTACTGCTGCACCAGAGACTTCAGAATTTAAAGGATGGCGGGCCTACCTATGGCCTGTACATAACTATGAGCTTAAAAAGCTTCTTCCGATGCTCTGCATATTCTTTCTTATCTCATTTTGCTACAACATATTAAGAACACTCAAAGACCCCCTGGTTATGCATGCTAAGGGCTCCGGAGCAGAAGTCATACCTTTTATTAAAGTATGGGTCATGTTCCCCTGCTCAGTCTTCATGACCTTTCTCTTTACCCGACTTTCCAACCACCTTTCCCGCGAAAGGGTGTTTTATCTGATGACAAGCCTCTTTCTGGCATTTTTTGTCTTCTACGTCGCCATCCTTTATCCTAACCGCACAGCTATCCAACCTGATACATCCACTGACTATTTACGCAGCCTCCTCCCCATTGGGCTCGGCGGAATGATCGCCATGTTTAACAACTGGACCGGCACCGGATTCTATGTAATGGCAGAACTGTGGGGAAACATCATCCTTTTCGTTCTTTTCTGGGGATTTGCTAATCAGATCACCCGCCTGAACGAAGCGAAACGTTTTTATGGCCTTTTTGGTATTGGCGCTAACTTTTCCGGCTTTGTTTCCGGACAGTTAGGCGTGATGATGGCCAAAGGCGCTTACAACCCTAATATTCCTTTCGGCAATACAGCTTGGGAACAATCCCTGATCCTCCAAGTGGCCGCTGTCACCTGTGCCGGTGTCCTAGCTATGCTCCTCTTCCGCTGGTATAACCGTGTAATATTGACCGATGACCGTTACAAGCCTACTGAACATCAAGGCGATGCCAACGGGCAGAAATTCAAGTTCTCTATGCGCGATAATATCGCTACCCTGTTCCGCTCACGCTATGTCCTCTACATTGCCATCATCATGGTTGCCTATAACCTGGTCATCAATCTAGTGGAAGTCTTGTGGAAGCATCAAGTAAAAGAACTTTATCCCGATGCGAATGCCTACAATATCTATATGAATGAAGTTTCTTCGCTTATCGGTGTCATCGCAACCTTTACAGCCCTCTTCATTTCCGGCAACTCGATCCGTAAATGTGGATGGACCTTTACAGCGATGCTGACACCTGTCATCCTCTTCGTGACAAGCATCGGTTTCTTCGGTTTCTTCTTTATGAAAGAATACGGCGTCAACATGTTATGGACTACAATCAGTATGTCGCCATTAGCGATGGTTGTCTTCTTCGGGTCTGCCCAGAACGTCCTAAGCCGCGCTTCTAAATACTCCGTTTTCGATGCAACTAAAGAAATGGCCTTTATCCCTCTCTCGCATGAGCAAAAGATCAAATCCAAAGCTGCCATCGATGGTGTATGTTCCCGTTTAGGTAAATCAGGCGGCGCTTTGATCCACCAATCGCTGCTAGTGTTTTTCGGGTCTCTGTCAGCTTCCGCTCCGTATGTGGGCGTATTCTTACTGACGACAATCGGAATTTGGGGATCGGTGACATATCTGTTAGGAAGAAGATTCAATGCTCTTGTGGCGCCTAAAGCACGTCCACCCGAGCCTGTTAAAGAGGCTGCGCTGGGGGCCGAGGCAATGGTCCTGAAAGAACAGCAAGCTGTTTAA